In Bradyrhizobium sp. 1(2017), one DNA window encodes the following:
- a CDS encoding electron transfer flavoprotein subunit beta/FixA family protein codes for MKVLVPVKRVVDYNVKVRVKGDGSGVELANVKMSMNPFDEIAVEEALRLKEGGKATEVVVVSIGPAQASETIRTGLAMGADRGILVKAEGNVEPLAVAKILKKVAEEEQPGLIILGKQAIDDDSNQTGQMLAALLGWSQATFASKLEVEGSDFKVTREVDGGLQTVKLKGPAIVTTDLRLNEPRYASLPNIMKAKKKPIAEKAVADYGVDVAARLEVLKTTEPAGRKAGVKVKDVAELVSKLKNEAGVL; via the coding sequence ATGAAGGTCTTGGTGCCGGTAAAGCGGGTGGTCGATTACAACGTCAAGGTCCGCGTCAAGGGCGATGGATCGGGCGTTGAACTCGCCAACGTCAAAATGTCCATGAATCCGTTCGACGAGATCGCGGTCGAGGAAGCGCTGCGCCTGAAGGAAGGCGGCAAGGCGACTGAGGTCGTGGTGGTCTCGATCGGACCGGCGCAGGCATCGGAGACGATCCGCACCGGGCTCGCCATGGGCGCCGATCGCGGCATTCTGGTGAAGGCCGAAGGCAATGTCGAGCCGCTTGCGGTCGCCAAGATCCTGAAGAAGGTCGCCGAAGAAGAGCAGCCGGGCCTGATCATCCTCGGCAAGCAGGCGATCGACGACGACAGCAACCAGACCGGCCAGATGCTGGCCGCGCTGCTGGGCTGGTCGCAGGCGACCTTCGCCTCCAAGCTCGAGGTCGAAGGCTCTGACTTCAAGGTCACGCGCGAAGTCGACGGCGGTCTGCAGACCGTCAAGCTGAAGGGACCGGCGATCGTCACCACAGACCTTCGTCTCAACGAGCCGCGCTATGCCTCGCTGCCCAACATCATGAAGGCCAAGAAGAAGCCGATCGCGGAGAAGGCCGTCGCCGACTACGGCGTCGACGTCGCTGCGCGCCTCGAGGTTCTCAAGACGACGGAGCCGGCCGGCCGCAAGGCGGGCGTCAAGGTCAAGGACGTCGCCGAGCTGGTGTCCAAACTCAAGAACGAAGCCGGGGTGCTCTGA
- a CDS encoding putative motility protein: MDMMAMVSTMLAAQQGALQSNISATLTKQNMDMEKSTVLTLMGAGQPSLANVGPGVGGNLNVTA, encoded by the coding sequence ATGGACATGATGGCGATGGTCAGCACCATGCTGGCCGCTCAGCAAGGCGCGCTGCAATCGAATATCTCGGCGACGCTGACCAAGCAGAACATGGACATGGAGAAATCCACGGTCCTGACGCTGATGGGCGCCGGCCAGCCCTCGCTTGCCAATGTCGGCCCCGGCGTCGGCGGCAATCTCAACGTCACCGCCTGA
- a CDS encoding electron transfer flavoprotein subunit alpha/FixB family protein: MTTLLIAEHDNASLKDATNKALTAAAALGADVEVLVAGQNAKAAADAAAKLAGVKKVLLADGDLYAHDLAEPLAALVVSLASGYDAIVAPATSRFKNVMPRIAALLDVMQVSEIIKVVAPDTFERPIYAGNAIQTVKSKDAKKVITVRTSTFAAAGEGGSAVVENVAAAADPGLSSFVGEEVAKSDRPELTSAKIIVSGGRAMQSRENFAKYIEPLADKLGAGVGASRAAVDAGYAPNDWQVGQTGKVVAPELYVAVGISGAIQHLAGMKDSKVIVAINKDEDAPIFQVADYGLVADLYQAVPELTAELGKLGK; this comes from the coding sequence ATGACGACGCTTCTGATTGCCGAACACGACAATGCGTCGCTCAAGGACGCGACCAACAAGGCGCTCACCGCGGCTGCCGCACTCGGCGCGGATGTCGAGGTGCTGGTCGCCGGCCAGAACGCCAAGGCCGCGGCGGATGCCGCCGCCAAGCTCGCCGGCGTGAAGAAGGTGCTGCTCGCCGATGGCGACCTCTACGCGCACGATCTCGCCGAGCCGCTGGCGGCGCTGGTCGTGTCGCTGGCGTCCGGCTATGACGCGATCGTCGCGCCCGCGACCTCGCGCTTCAAGAACGTGATGCCGCGCATCGCCGCCCTGCTCGACGTCATGCAGGTCTCGGAGATCATCAAGGTGGTCGCCCCCGATACGTTCGAGCGTCCGATCTATGCCGGCAACGCCATCCAGACGGTGAAGTCGAAGGACGCCAAGAAGGTGATCACGGTGCGCACCTCCACTTTCGCCGCCGCGGGCGAAGGCGGCAGCGCCGTGGTGGAGAACGTCGCGGCGGCGGCCGATCCGGGCCTGTCGTCGTTCGTCGGCGAGGAAGTCGCCAAGAGCGATCGTCCCGAGCTGACCTCGGCGAAGATCATCGTCTCCGGTGGCCGCGCCATGCAGAGTCGCGAGAATTTTGCCAAGTACATCGAGCCGCTCGCAGACAAGCTGGGCGCCGGCGTTGGTGCCTCGCGCGCGGCGGTCGACGCCGGCTATGCGCCGAATGACTGGCAGGTCGGCCAGACCGGCAAGGTCGTGGCGCCCGAGCTCTACGTCGCGGTCGGTATTTCCGGCGCGATTCAGCATCTGGCCGGCATGAAGGACTCCAAGGTGATCGTCGCGATCAACAAGGACGAGGACGCGCCGATCTTCCAGGTCGCCGATTACGGCCTGGTCGCCGACCTCTACCAGGCGGTTCCGGAGCTGACGGCCGAGCTCGGCAAGCTCGGCAAGTAA
- the argH gene encoding argininosuccinate lyase yields MSNKMWGGRFSERPDEIMEEINVSIDVDRHLFAQDIAASKAHAAMLAAQGIITASDAKNIGKGLDTILSEIGKGGFTFKRALEDIHMNVESRLSELIGPAAGRLHTARSRNDQVATDFRLFVRDVIDETDAALAAFQQALAERALEHAATVMPGFTHLQTAQPVTFGHHLLAYAEMAARDRGRFQDARKRLNESPLGAAALAGTSFPIDRHATAKALLFDRPMANSLDAVSDRDFVLETLSAASICAVHMSRFAEEIVIWTSPLVGLIRLSDKFTTGSSIMPQKRNPDAAELVRAKTGRVIGALNGLLIVMKGLPLAYQKDMQEDKQGAMEGFAALSLAIRAMTGMVRDLVPDEARMKAAAGEGYATATDLADWLVRTLKMPFREAHHVTGRIVAKAAEGGVALHDLPLKEMQAIEPRITKDVLGVLSVESSVKSRTSFGGTAPKNVASQAKAWAKRLEKEGKSD; encoded by the coding sequence ATGAGCAACAAGATGTGGGGCGGCCGGTTCTCGGAACGTCCCGATGAGATCATGGAAGAGATCAACGTCTCCATCGACGTCGATCGTCACCTCTTCGCCCAGGACATTGCCGCGTCCAAGGCCCACGCTGCGATGCTGGCCGCCCAGGGCATCATCACGGCCTCTGATGCGAAAAATATCGGCAAGGGTCTAGACACGATCTTGTCAGAGATCGGCAAGGGCGGCTTCACGTTCAAGCGCGCGCTCGAAGATATCCATATGAACGTCGAGAGCCGCCTGTCCGAGCTGATCGGCCCCGCCGCCGGAAGGCTGCACACGGCGCGTTCGCGCAACGACCAGGTCGCGACCGATTTCCGCCTGTTCGTCCGCGACGTCATCGACGAGACCGATGCGGCGCTCGCCGCGTTCCAGCAGGCGCTGGCGGAGCGCGCGCTGGAGCACGCCGCAACCGTGATGCCCGGATTCACGCATCTGCAGACCGCGCAGCCCGTCACCTTCGGCCATCATTTGCTGGCCTATGCCGAGATGGCCGCGCGCGACCGCGGCCGCTTCCAGGATGCGCGCAAGCGGCTGAACGAATCTCCACTGGGCGCGGCCGCGCTCGCCGGCACCTCGTTCCCGATCGACCGCCATGCCACCGCGAAGGCGCTGCTGTTCGACCGCCCGATGGCGAACTCGCTCGATGCGGTGTCCGACCGCGACTTCGTGCTGGAGACGCTGTCGGCCGCCTCGATCTGCGCCGTGCACATGTCGCGCTTTGCCGAGGAGATCGTGATCTGGACCTCGCCGCTGGTTGGGCTGATCCGGCTCAGCGACAAGTTCACCACGGGATCCTCGATCATGCCGCAGAAGCGCAATCCTGACGCCGCCGAGCTGGTGCGCGCCAAGACCGGCCGCGTCATCGGCGCGCTCAACGGTCTTCTGATCGTGATGAAGGGCCTGCCGCTCGCCTATCAAAAGGACATGCAGGAGGACAAGCAGGGCGCCATGGAGGGCTTCGCCGCGCTGTCGCTGGCGATCCGCGCCATGACCGGCATGGTTCGCGACCTCGTGCCCGACGAAGCCAGGATGAAGGCGGCCGCGGGCGAGGGCTACGCCACCGCGACCGATCTCGCCGACTGGCTGGTGCGGACGCTGAAGATGCCGTTCCGCGAGGCCCACCACGTCACCGGCCGCATCGTTGCCAAGGCCGCCGAGGGCGGCGTGGCGCTGCACGACCTGCCGCTGAAGGAGATGCAGGCGATCGAGCCCAGGATTACCAAGGACGTGCTCGGCGTGCTCTCGGTCGAATCGTCGGTGAAGAGCCGGACCAGCTTCGGCGGCACTGCGCCGAAGAACGTGGCGTCGCAGGCCAAGGCCTGGGCGAAGCGGCTGGAAAAAGAGGGGAAATCGGATTGA
- a CDS encoding twin transmembrane helix small protein translates to MASILSTFILPVAVGAVALVLLLGLINMMRGGSPNTSQKLMRWRVALQFLAIVIAMAAVWAMGR, encoded by the coding sequence ATGGCATCTATCCTGAGTACTTTCATCCTGCCGGTCGCGGTCGGCGCCGTGGCGTTGGTGCTGCTGCTCGGTCTCATCAACATGATGCGTGGCGGCTCGCCCAACACCTCGCAGAAGTTGATGCGCTGGCGCGTGGCGCTCCAGTTCCTGGCGATCGTCATCGCGATGGCAGCGGTCTGGGCGATGGGACGCTGA
- the tlpA gene encoding thiol:disulfide interchange protein TlpA: MLDKTPSATRRIPLVIAAVAVVGLAGFAALYGLGLSRAPSGDPTCKPAVATAQKIAPLAHGEVASLTMASAPLKLPDLAFEDADGKPRKLSDFRGKTLLVNLWATWCVPCRKEMPALDELQGKLSGPNFEVVAINIDTRDPEKPKTFLKEANLTRLGYFSDQKAKVFQDLKAISRALGMPTSVLVDPQGCEIATIAGPAEWASEDALKLIRAATGKAAASL; this comes from the coding sequence ATGCTCGACAAGACGCCCTCCGCCACGCGCCGGATCCCCCTCGTCATCGCCGCCGTGGCGGTCGTGGGCCTGGCCGGCTTCGCCGCGCTGTACGGGCTGGGGCTGAGCCGCGCGCCTTCAGGCGATCCGACCTGCAAGCCGGCGGTGGCGACGGCTCAAAAGATCGCTCCGCTCGCCCATGGCGAGGTGGCGTCCCTGACCATGGCGAGCGCCCCGCTGAAGCTGCCCGACCTCGCCTTTGAGGATGCCGACGGCAAGCCGAGGAAGCTGTCCGATTTCCGCGGCAAGACGCTGCTGGTGAACCTCTGGGCGACCTGGTGCGTGCCCTGCCGCAAGGAGATGCCGGCGCTGGACGAGCTCCAGGGCAAGCTGTCGGGCCCGAATTTCGAGGTGGTGGCGATCAATATCGACACCCGCGATCCCGAGAAGCCCAAGACCTTCCTGAAAGAGGCCAATCTGACCCGGCTCGGCTATTTCAGCGACCAGAAAGCCAAGGTTTTCCAGGATCTTAAGGCGATAAGCCGGGCGCTGGGGATGCCGACCTCGGTGCTGGTCGACCCGCAAGGCTGCGAGATCGCGACGATTGCGGGGCCGGCGGAATGGGCGAGCGAGGACGCGCTCAAGCTGATCCGGGCCGCGACAGGCAAGGCCGCCGCGTCGCTTTAA
- a CDS encoding 3-hydroxybutyryl-CoA dehydrogenase has translation MAAVIKKVGVIGAGQMGNGIAHVAALAGFDVVLNDVSADRLKSGMATINGNLARQVSKKAVSEDDKAKAMARIKLAEKLDDLADCDLVIETAVEKEEVKRKIFHELCAVLKPEAIVASDTSSISITRLAAATDRPERFIGIHFMNPVPLMELVELIRGIATDDATFEASKEFVAKLGKQVAVSEDFPAFIVNRILLPMINEAIYTLYEGVGNVEAIDAAMKLGAHHPMGPLELADFIGLDTCLSIMQVLHEGLADSKYRPCPLLVKYVEAGWLGRKTQRGFYDYRGAKPVPTR, from the coding sequence ATGGCGGCAGTGATCAAGAAGGTCGGCGTGATCGGCGCGGGTCAGATGGGCAATGGCATCGCGCATGTTGCGGCGCTGGCCGGCTTCGACGTGGTGCTCAACGACGTCTCGGCCGACCGCCTCAAGTCGGGCATGGCCACCATCAACGGCAATCTGGCGCGACAGGTCTCCAAGAAGGCCGTCTCCGAGGACGACAAGGCCAAGGCGATGGCGCGCATCAAGCTTGCCGAGAAGCTGGACGACCTCGCCGACTGCGACCTCGTGATCGAGACCGCGGTGGAGAAGGAAGAGGTCAAGCGCAAGATCTTCCATGAGCTCTGCGCCGTGCTGAAGCCGGAGGCGATCGTCGCCTCCGACACGTCCTCGATCTCGATCACGCGGCTCGCCGCCGCCACCGATCGGCCGGAGCGCTTCATCGGCATTCACTTCATGAATCCCGTGCCGCTGATGGAGCTGGTCGAGCTGATCCGCGGCATCGCCACTGACGATGCGACCTTCGAGGCGTCCAAGGAATTCGTCGCCAAGCTGGGCAAGCAGGTCGCGGTCTCCGAGGATTTTCCGGCCTTCATCGTCAACCGCATCCTGCTGCCGATGATCAACGAGGCGATCTACACGCTGTATGAAGGCGTCGGCAATGTCGAGGCGATCGATGCCGCGATGAAGCTCGGTGCGCACCATCCGATGGGCCCGCTGGAGCTGGCCGATTTCATCGGCCTCGATACCTGCCTGTCTATCATGCAGGTCCTGCACGAGGGCCTCGCCGACTCCAAGTACCGTCCATGTCCGCTGCTGGTGAAATATGTCGAGGCCGGTTGGCTCGGCCGCAAGACGCAGCGCGGCTTCTACGACTACCGCGGCGCCAAGCCGGTTCCGACGCGCTGA
- the gluQRS gene encoding tRNA glutamyl-Q(34) synthetase GluQRS has product MPPVFRFAPSPNGFLHLGHAYSALLNSDRARETGGRLLLRIEDIDTTRCRPDYETAIYEDLAWLGIAWETPARRQSDHLADYRAALEKLSALGLVYPAFESRAEIARLIAAREADGRWPRDPDGAPIYPGGAKSRSADERSRLIASGAPYALRLDMAAACRFAAGLSWNELGEGPDGEHGPVAARPEAWGDVILARKETPTSYHLSVVVDDALQGVSEIVRGEDLFHATAVHRLLQVLLGLPEPIYRHHRLICDGEGRKLSKSSRSTGLRELRAAGITPAGVRQLVGLGQVSLGVSKTPP; this is encoded by the coding sequence ATGCCACCCGTTTTCCGATTTGCCCCGAGCCCGAACGGCTTCCTGCATCTCGGCCACGCCTATTCGGCGCTGCTGAATTCTGACCGCGCGCGCGAGACCGGCGGGCGGCTGTTGCTGCGGATCGAGGACATCGATACGACGCGCTGTCGGCCGGACTATGAGACGGCGATCTACGAGGATCTCGCCTGGCTCGGCATCGCCTGGGAGACGCCGGCGCGGCGGCAGTCCGACCATCTGGCCGATTATCGCGCCGCGCTGGAAAAGCTCTCTGCGCTCGGTCTCGTTTATCCCGCCTTCGAAAGCCGCGCCGAGATCGCAAGGCTCATTGCCGCGCGCGAGGCGGACGGGCGGTGGCCGCGCGATCCCGACGGCGCGCCGATTTATCCCGGCGGCGCCAAATCACGGTCGGCCGACGAGCGGTCGCGGCTGATCGCATCTGGCGCGCCTTACGCGCTGCGGCTCGACATGGCCGCCGCCTGCCGCTTTGCCGCCGGCCTGAGCTGGAATGAGCTCGGCGAGGGGCCCGATGGCGAGCACGGCCCCGTCGCCGCACGGCCGGAGGCTTGGGGCGACGTCATCCTGGCCCGCAAGGAGACGCCGACCAGCTACCATCTGTCGGTGGTGGTCGATGATGCGCTCCAGGGCGTGAGCGAGATCGTGCGGGGGGAGGACCTGTTTCATGCCACCGCGGTGCACCGTCTGCTTCAGGTCCTGCTCGGCCTGCCGGAACCCATCTACCGCCACCACCGCCTGATTTGCGATGGCGAGGGCCGGAAGCTGTCGAAATCGAGCCGGTCGACGGGACTGCGCGAATTGCGAGCGGCCGGCATCACGCCGGCCGGTGTCCGCCAGCTGGTGGGATTAGGTCAAGTTTCTCTGGGGGTTAGCAAAACGCCGCCGTGA
- a CDS encoding YihY/virulence factor BrkB family protein, translated as MKAVRYIYMVVEDAFYTFLADDGWAIASHIALSTLMALFPFLIVLTSLAGFFGSKELADQAASLMLQIWPKQVADSISGEVHDVLTTTRTGLLTIGAALSVYFASNGVEALRVALNRAYAVVEMRRWYWLRLESIAYTLIAAFTALAMAFLIVLGPLMIEAARRHIPLFVESNESILTWVRYGITISALVVALIILHAWLPAGRRSFLQILPGIVFTIVASLISGIVFGQYLARFANNYVTMYAGLASVIIALVFLYFIAAIFVYGGELNAAIIKSRLPRGVSLQAAQSLAPAETQA; from the coding sequence GTGAAGGCAGTCCGTTACATCTACATGGTCGTGGAGGACGCGTTCTACACCTTCCTCGCCGACGACGGTTGGGCGATCGCCAGCCACATCGCGCTGTCGACCCTGATGGCGTTGTTCCCGTTCCTGATCGTGCTGACGTCGCTCGCCGGCTTCTTCGGCTCCAAGGAACTCGCCGACCAGGCCGCCAGCCTGATGCTCCAGATCTGGCCCAAGCAGGTCGCCGATTCGATCTCGGGCGAGGTCCACGACGTCTTGACCACGACCCGCACCGGCCTGCTGACCATCGGCGCGGCGCTGTCGGTCTATTTCGCCTCCAACGGCGTCGAGGCACTCCGGGTCGCGCTCAACCGCGCCTATGCCGTGGTGGAGATGCGGCGCTGGTACTGGCTGCGGCTGGAATCAATTGCCTACACGCTGATTGCAGCTTTCACTGCGCTCGCCATGGCATTCCTGATCGTGCTCGGTCCGCTCATGATCGAAGCGGCGCGACGCCATATCCCGCTGTTCGTCGAGTCCAACGAAAGCATCCTCACCTGGGTGCGCTACGGCATCACCATCAGTGCGCTGGTGGTGGCACTGATCATCCTGCATGCCTGGCTGCCGGCGGGACGGCGCAGCTTTCTCCAGATTCTGCCCGGCATCGTCTTCACCATCGTGGCGTCGCTGATCTCCGGCATCGTGTTCGGGCAATATCTGGCGCGCTTCGCCAACAACTACGTCACGATGTATGCAGGGCTCGCCTCGGTCATCATCGCGCTGGTGTTCCTCTACTTCATCGCCGCGATCTTCGTTTACGGCGGCGAGCTCAACGCCGCGATCATCAAGTCGCGACTTCCTCGCGGCGTGTCGCTTCAAGCAGCGCAGTCGCTAGCGCCCGCGGAGACACAGGCTTGA
- a CDS encoding DUF2855 family protein: MTSTDFIVARDDLEQCKLIETTIPDAAALPQDALLVKVERFAFTANNITYAVMGDALKYWQIFPAPQGFGNIPVWGFGEVIASRHPGVAVGEWLFGYFPMATHLVIEATDVSKGALRDGAEHRREVSPVYNRYSRVTGDPAFAGHQGDLQALLRPLFMLSFMVDDFLAENDDFGARRVLLSSASSKTAFGLAHLLHKRGRKVIGLTSAGNRAFVSSLGCYDEVVSYDRVTLLPSDAPVAFVDMAGSSALRTELHRHFRDQMACSVRVGLTHRTTDADEGPLPGAKPRWFFAPDHIRKRAKEWGPGGIEQSFGAAWTGFVPLLEKCLTVVESRGPEAVRRVYLDTLKGRIPPEQGHMLSLLG, from the coding sequence ATGACATCGACCGATTTCATCGTTGCGCGCGACGATCTCGAGCAGTGCAAGCTGATCGAGACGACAATTCCAGACGCAGCCGCGCTGCCGCAGGATGCGTTGCTGGTGAAGGTCGAGCGCTTCGCGTTCACCGCCAACAACATCACCTATGCGGTGATGGGCGACGCGCTGAAATACTGGCAGATCTTTCCGGCGCCGCAGGGCTTCGGAAACATCCCGGTGTGGGGCTTCGGCGAAGTGATTGCCTCCAGACATCCCGGCGTCGCCGTCGGTGAGTGGCTGTTCGGCTACTTCCCGATGGCGACGCATCTCGTCATCGAGGCCACCGACGTCAGCAAGGGTGCCCTTCGCGACGGCGCCGAGCATCGACGAGAGGTCTCGCCGGTCTATAACCGCTATTCCCGCGTCACCGGGGATCCTGCCTTTGCCGGACATCAGGGTGATCTTCAGGCGCTGCTGCGACCGCTCTTTATGCTGTCGTTCATGGTCGACGATTTCCTCGCCGAGAACGACGACTTCGGCGCGCGCCGCGTGTTGCTCTCGAGCGCATCGAGCAAGACCGCGTTCGGGCTCGCCCATCTCCTGCACAAGCGCGGCCGCAAGGTGATCGGGCTGACCTCGGCGGGCAATCGCGCCTTCGTCTCCTCGCTCGGCTGCTATGACGAGGTCGTCAGCTATGATCGGGTGACGTTGCTGCCCTCGGACGCGCCGGTCGCGTTCGTCGACATGGCCGGCAGCAGCGCGTTGCGGACCGAGCTGCATCGCCATTTCCGCGACCAGATGGCCTGCTCGGTACGCGTCGGATTGACGCATCGTACCACCGACGCCGACGAAGGCCCGTTGCCGGGCGCAAAGCCGCGCTGGTTCTTCGCACCCGACCATATTCGCAAGCGCGCCAAGGAGTGGGGCCCAGGCGGCATCGAGCAGAGCTTTGGTGCCGCATGGACCGGCTTCGTGCCGCTGCTGGAAAAATGCCTGACCGTGGTCGAGAGCCGCGGGCCGGAAGCGGTACGCCGCGTCTATCTCGACACGCTGAAGGGGCGCATTCCGCCTGAGCAGGGCCACATGCTCTCACTGCTCGGGT
- a CDS encoding DNA-3-methyladenine glycosylase family protein, whose translation MTIHLETQSDLEEAVQALIKRDPRLKPVLEIAGMPALRRREPGFAGLAHIVCGQQLSTASAAAIWGRLSAAFDPFDHDAVGRARADRLGRLGLSAAKIKTLKHLAREITAQRLNLDVLAEEDADAAHHTLISLPGIGPWTADVYLLFCLGHGDAWPAGDLAVQEGIRIGLGLKARPTEKQMAPLAESWRPLRGAAAHLWWSYYRAVKKREGVIAGEANAVLNNVAVAKRITVKEKTPARKKPGPLP comes from the coding sequence ATGACCATCCACCTCGAAACCCAGTCCGATCTCGAAGAGGCCGTCCAGGCCCTGATCAAGCGCGATCCGCGCCTCAAGCCCGTGCTGGAGATTGCCGGCATGCCCGCCCTGCGACGGCGCGAGCCGGGCTTTGCCGGGCTCGCGCACATCGTCTGCGGGCAGCAGCTTTCCACCGCGAGTGCCGCGGCGATCTGGGGGCGGCTGTCGGCGGCCTTCGACCCGTTCGACCATGACGCGGTGGGCCGCGCCCGCGCCGACCGGCTGGGGCGGCTCGGCCTGTCCGCCGCCAAGATCAAGACGCTGAAACATCTCGCGCGCGAGATCACCGCGCAGCGGCTGAACCTCGACGTGCTCGCGGAGGAAGACGCCGACGCGGCGCATCACACCTTGATCTCGCTGCCCGGCATCGGCCCCTGGACCGCGGACGTCTATTTGCTGTTCTGCCTCGGCCATGGCGATGCCTGGCCGGCCGGCGACCTCGCCGTGCAGGAAGGCATCCGCATCGGGCTCGGCCTGAAGGCGCGGCCGACGGAGAAGCAGATGGCACCGCTTGCCGAATCCTGGCGGCCCCTGCGCGGCGCGGCCGCGCATCTGTGGTGGAGCTATTATCGTGCGGTGAAGAAGCGCGAAGGCGTCATCGCCGGCGAGGCGAACGCTGTTTTAAACAATGTTGCTGTTGCAAAGCGCATAACGGTGAAAGAGAAAACGCCGGCACGGAAGAAGCCGGGACCATTGCCATGA
- a CDS encoding ATP-binding protein: protein MAAKKRTMRTMRTSTRPPRKRSGAASRLRKRSSKAVTPDVVQAALAAFAHEVRTPLTGILAISDLLATSDLGERERRWADTIKAGAEHLASLATLFVDAARTGEGAGKGGSTLRQDLFDLRALARSAGDSLAGRAAAKGLKAEVEISEKLPGLVVGDPVRLRAALENLIDNAVKFTDQGGVALAVAPWRAAKDERKGKAKSKGRVGIAFAVSDSGIGLTMAEIKRLFRPFTQANVTIASRFGGAGLGLSSVKQLARAMGGDITVAPRHGGGATFTLTVSLDATGSGKSRKPKDSSEPEPAAALRVLSVEDNPFGRVVLNTILTELGHHAEFIGRGEDAVDRLAQGAFDAVLMDMVLPGIDGVEAIRRIRTMPTPLAQIPIIGVSGREEDEAASREAGADAFLVKPVSPRALATALLEATRREEVAT from the coding sequence ATGGCGGCGAAAAAGCGCACAATGCGCACCATGCGGACGTCCACGCGACCGCCTCGAAAGCGGTCCGGGGCGGCCAGCCGGTTGCGCAAGCGCAGCAGCAAGGCGGTCACGCCGGATGTGGTCCAGGCGGCGCTCGCCGCGTTCGCCCATGAGGTCCGCACCCCCCTGACCGGTATTCTGGCGATCAGCGACCTGCTCGCGACGTCCGATCTCGGTGAGCGGGAACGGCGCTGGGCCGACACCATCAAGGCCGGCGCGGAGCATCTGGCGAGCCTTGCGACCCTGTTCGTGGACGCTGCCAGGACAGGAGAGGGGGCCGGTAAGGGCGGCAGCACGCTCCGGCAGGACCTGTTCGACCTACGAGCCCTTGCCCGCAGCGCCGGCGATTCGCTGGCCGGCCGGGCCGCGGCCAAGGGCCTGAAGGCCGAGGTCGAGATTTCCGAGAAACTGCCGGGGCTGGTGGTCGGCGATCCCGTCCGCCTGCGCGCCGCGCTCGAGAACCTGATCGACAATGCCGTGAAATTCACCGACCAGGGCGGCGTGGCGCTCGCAGTGGCGCCCTGGCGTGCGGCCAAGGACGAGCGCAAAGGCAAAGCGAAGAGCAAGGGCAGGGTCGGCATCGCCTTCGCCGTATCCGACAGCGGCATCGGCCTCACCATGGCCGAGATCAAGCGGCTGTTCCGCCCGTTCACCCAGGCCAATGTCACCATTGCGTCGCGCTTCGGCGGCGCCGGCCTCGGGCTATCCTCGGTGAAGCAATTGGCGCGCGCCATGGGCGGCGACATCACGGTCGCTCCGCGCCACGGCGGCGGCGCCACGTTCACGCTGACGGTGTCGCTGGATGCGACGGGATCGGGTAAATCGCGCAAGCCGAAGGACAGCAGCGAGCCCGAGCCGGCTGCGGCCCTCCGCGTGCTCAGCGTCGAGGACAATCCGTTCGGCCGCGTGGTGCTCAACACCATTCTGACCGAGCTCGGCCATCATGCCGAGTTCATCGGGCGCGGCGAGGATGCCGTCGACCGTCTGGCCCAGGGCGCGTTCGACGCGGTGCTGATGGACATGGTGCTGCCGGGCATCGACGGCGTCGAGGCGATCAGGCGGATCCGCACCATGCCGACGCCGCTGGCTCAGATCCCCATCATCGGTGTCTCCGGCCGCGAAGAAGACGAGGCGGCCTCGCGCGAGGCCGGTGCCGACGCCTTCCTGGTCAAGCCTGTGTCTCCGCGGGCGCTAGCGACTGCGCTGCTTGAAGCGACACGCCGCGAGGAAGTCGCGACTTGA
- a CDS encoding cob(I)yrinic acid a,c-diamide adenosyltransferase codes for MVVLNRIYTKTGDDGTTALGSGERRPKYDLRIEAYGTVDETNAAIGVVRIYTHDLPEFDAMLGRIQNDLFDLGADLAVPEREGKAERLRVVASQVERLERDIDALNDKLAPLTSFVLPGGTPAAAHLHVARTICRRAERVIVELAARPGEPVSAAGIQYMNRLSDFLFVASRAANGNGAGDVLWVPGQNR; via the coding sequence ATGGTCGTATTGAACCGCATCTACACCAAGACCGGTGACGACGGCACGACGGCGCTCGGCTCGGGCGAGCGGCGTCCGAAATACGATCTGCGTATCGAGGCCTATGGCACCGTGGACGAGACCAATGCCGCGATCGGCGTGGTGCGGATCTACACGCATGATCTGCCCGAGTTCGACGCGATGCTTGGCCGTATCCAGAACGATCTGTTCGATCTCGGTGCCGATCTGGCGGTGCCCGAGCGTGAAGGCAAGGCCGAGCGGCTGCGGGTGGTGGCGAGCCAGGTCGAGCGGCTCGAGCGCGACATCGACGCGCTCAACGACAAGCTTGCGCCGCTGACCTCCTTCGTGCTGCCCGGCGGTACGCCGGCTGCGGCTCATCTCCATGTCGCGCGCACAATATGCCGCAGGGCGGAACGCGTGATCGTGGAACTGGCGGCCAGGCCCGGCGAGCCGGTGAGCGCGGCTGGCATCCAATATATGAACCGCCTGTCGGACTTCCTGTTCGTGGCGAGCCGGGCCGCGAACGGCAATGGCGCCGGCGACGTGCTCTGGGTTCCCGGCCAGAACCGCTGA